In one Thioclava sp. ES.031 genomic region, the following are encoded:
- a CDS encoding SDR family NAD(P)-dependent oxidoreductase, with protein sequence MAGQAIVIGDTGGIGSAVRAELEARGFAVMGMSRSRDGFDATDERSVAAGLRGIDGPVDLIFVASGALGTPEKALSQLTPEEMQNQFAVNAMGPALVLKHAARLLPRDRPARFAALSARVGSIGDNGLGGWYSYRTSKAALNQLLHGAAIELGRSHKQLVIAALHPGTVDTPFTADYPRDKLAPEHAARRLLDVLGALTPAQSGGFYDYAGKEIPW encoded by the coding sequence TTGGAAGCGCGCGGCTTCGCGGTGATGGGGATGTCGCGGTCGCGCGATGGATTCGATGCGACGGATGAGCGTTCGGTCGCGGCGGGTCTGCGCGGGATCGACGGGCCGGTCGATCTGATCTTCGTGGCCTCCGGCGCGCTTGGCACGCCCGAAAAGGCGCTGTCGCAGCTGACGCCCGAGGAAATGCAGAACCAGTTCGCGGTGAATGCGATGGGCCCGGCGCTGGTGCTGAAACATGCCGCCCGCCTGTTGCCCCGCGACCGGCCCGCGCGGTTTGCGGCGCTCTCGGCGCGGGTTGGCTCGATCGGGGATAACGGCTTGGGCGGCTGGTATAGCTATCGAACCTCGAAAGCGGCGCTGAACCAGCTGCTGCACGGCGCGGCGATCGAGCTGGGGCGCTCTCACAAGCAGCTCGTTATCGCGGCGCTGCATCCCGGCACGGTCGACACCCCCTTTACCGCCGATTACCCGCGCGACAAGCTCGCCCCGGAACACGCCGCGCGCCGGTTGTTGGATGTGCTAGGCGCGCTGACGCCCGCGCAATCGGGCGGTTTCTACGACTACGCAGGCAAGGAGATCCCATGGTAA